Below is a window of Candidatus Viadribacter manganicus DNA.
GGGCTCACCGGTGGCTTCAATCTTTACCGCGCCGCAGAAACATTCGCCTTGGTATGCCATCGCCCGGGTCTCCTCAGGAGAGGAACGCTAGTTCGAGATGAGGATCGAGTCACGAGCGGCAGAGTTCGGCGAACTTGAGCCGCCTAGGTGGGTAGGGCGCAAGCGGCAGCAAGCGAGAGAGTAGGCCGGTCGCAGAATTACTCTCTACGGCCTACGTTGGCGCATTCTGTCCGATCGCCTCTCTGGCGCATTCCTGGCGGCAACCGGCTTGCGTCGCCGAAAGCATTCGCAAGAATGTCGAATCGCAATGTCCGACGCCGAGCTTCCCCGTCACACGCGTCCGCGTGCCTATGCGGCCAGCGAGCTTTTCTTGGACATGTTGTACGCGGTGCGCTCGCGCGCCGGCGACATGGACTTGGAGACGTTGCTGGTTTTTTTAATCGTCAACGAAGCCAGCATGCGGCCGTTGCTTGTCGGTCCAGGCGCGAAATTAGAGTTCGTGAACGATCCGGCTCCGCCGCCCGAGGCGCGAGGTGCAATCTCCCGCATTGGGATTGCGGACAAGGCAATGTTGGCGCGCGAAACAGTACGCCGAAAAGTCAATCAGCTCATTGAAGCGGGCTTATTCCAAGAGCGCCGTGACGGCGAGGTTCAAGCTGTGCCGAGGTTAGGCGAGGCTTTGTTCCAGCAGATCGGCGATGAGTGCTATGAAGCAGTGCGTCGCTATCACCTTCGTTTGATTGAGCTTGGTCAAGCTGGTGTGGCGGGCCCAAGCTGCAAAGATTAGTCCGAGCTTTTCTGCAAAGCTCGTCAAAGAAGCGATTTCAAATGTGCGCTTCGGCTACGCAAGCCCCAATTGGCGGTGGCGGTGAGCGACCGAGTTCGGCGAGAGCACGCCGAATTGACGGGCAGGGCGCGAGCGGCTTGTTTGGAGCGCGTCAGCCGTTCTGAAATATTCGCTGTTGGCGCGGGTCTGGCCCGGAAACAGGCATTCTGAAATTGGGCTATAGTTCTGGACGGTAGGAGGCCTGCGTGGCGTTTGAAAGAACATTTCAATCGGCCTTTAGCAACGGAGCGAGATTCTTCGCGCTGTGGGGCATCGCGTCATTTGCATTCTGGTTTGCGTTGTTAGTGCTCTACGCTTGGGGGCTTGCTGACGTTCTTCGCCACGGGGCAATTCACGCAGAAGCAAGACGACTGCAGGACTTCCTTGTTTTGCCGATCGGGATCGGTTCGGCGGTGACCTTCATAGCGTCAGCTTATGAATTTTTGCGCCGCGTATACCGAGTTCGCAAATTCTTGATCGAGCGCGGCGGCCTCCAATTTGCTAGTTGGCCAGAAACGATGATCGCTTTTGGTTTTCCAATCGCCAACTTCTTTGTCCCGTGGAATCGACTGGACGTAATCCGCGAGGCGCTACGGTCACATCGCAATACCGGCAAATTCGCACTCGTCTCTGACCCGGAAAAGAAGCTGCGAACCTTGGGCATCGTTTGGGGCGTAATGTCTCTGGTCACCACCCGCGGCGCCATAATCGAAGACGCGACGTGGATGGCCGTTTCTCTGATGGTGGACGTGGTGATGGTTTGCCTATCGCTCTGGACTTTCGACATGGCGACGCGGTGGTTGTCGGAGCTACAGACCGACTTTGAGGCGCTCACCACCGTATGATTGCGTCAGCTTCCGGCGAACTTGAGTCGTTCACACGGGCAGGGCGCCGCCGGCAGCTTTGGATCGACTAGGTCAGTCGCGGAATTTCGTACAACGGCCTACGATGGCCCAAACCGGACTCTGATGGAATTGCCGTTTTGCGTGGCTCGCATTAGCGGTGAAGAATGACGAAGGACGGTCGCCCCTCTCGGATTGCCGATATCCGCCACTTCTTCGGCGACCTCCACACGTACCTTAAGGGGCATGAGGAGGCCGTGGCGTTCGGAAGGCGCATTGCTTGGTTTCTGAACGGCGAGGGGTTTAGTCTGGGTGCGTACCCGGCGCTGTATCTCTACTTCACGTCTGCGATTCCGTCTGGGGCCACGCAAGTGACCGACTACGGTGGCGATTGGTGGCAGCGGTACACTCATGTGGGAGTTCCGCCGAATTTCCCTGAAGTGCCCGACGCCAACGAAGTGATTGTAAAAGGCACTGTTGAAGCGCTGCTTGCGATAAGGCCCGATCAATCTGATTTGATAAAAAAGGCAGAGCAAATAGTTAGAACGAACGGCGCGGAACTGCGCTTTCTGTTGAAGCGTCATGAAACAAAGAAGCGTACGGTCGAGGTTGCGTTCTCAATCGCCGCTTGGCCGCAACCTTCGCATCTTCATGTGTCGATCACTGACAAGACCATTGGCGCTTACTCCGAGGCGGCTCCGGTTCCGCTTCGCTTCTATGACGAAGCCTTTGACCTCGCTGGCTCCGTGAAGGTCAGTGACGCCGCAACCACAGTCGAACCCAACGATTCTTTTCGTGCGAAGCTCGCTTCGGCGGAGCATGGCGGCCCGCTCTCGTTCGAATTGACCGCCTTCACGCCGAGCCCCAGACCCGTAAGCTCAAACGCGGTGAAGCGAAGGGGCTAATGTCGCTTCTCGGCGAGATCGCGCCTTAGCGGACGCAGCATGACCAACGGCTGGAATCGAGAGAGCAAGCCCGTCGAGAAATATTGCTAGCGGGTAGGCGGTGGCCCCAAACGGAAGTTAGCGGAATCCCAAGCTCGACGGCTGAAATGAACGCAACAGCACCCAACGCATGGTTTCAGTTCGGGAGACCGCGCAAGCTCAAAATTGGGCTTTGCTTCCGCTTTGACCAAAAGGACAGACGACTTGTCTAGTCCGACGACCGCCGCGGGACGAACGCTTGCGCGATTTGATCCGTCGCGATCACAAGGTCGTCGACGCTCGTCCCGCCCTTGTTCATCATCAGCGATATGACCATCCCGTATTCTGGAAAGACCACGAACACGGAGCTGCTGCCGACCGCAGTGCCGGCGTGATGGTGAGCGATCGTTGTGAGTTCGCCGTTGTAGAGCGTCCATTCGCCAGTGCGCCACCCAAGCGCATAGTACGCGCCACCGTGCGCATCGCGCCCGCCTTCGGGCACCGTGACAAGCATCGCCCTTGTTGTCGCGGAGAGAAGCCGATCGTGCAGCATGGCCGCGCCGAAGCGCGCCATATCTGTTGGCGTTGAGAGCAGCCCGCCGGAAGGCCAGCGGATGCTGTTGTCGACCGTGAACGCGCGCTTGTAGCTCCCATCCTCGACCTCGTAGAACGTTGCGCGATCCGATTCAGCGCCTGCGATCGAGTCGAGACCGCTTTGTGTCATGCCGAGAGGCGCGAAAACGGCGCGCTGAAGATAAGCGCCGAAATCTTCACCGCTGGCGTGCTCTACAGCAGCGCCAGCCAAGTTGTAGCCGAGACTCGTGTAGGCGAAGCTGGTGTCCGGCTGAAACAGCAGCGGCGCGTCGGCGATCAAGTCGATTTCCGCATCGACGTCGGCGAAGCGGCGTTGGTTCAAGTGCTCCCAAGCCGGGAAGCAGAAGCACATGCCATAATCCCGCAAGCCAGCGCGGTGGCTCATCACTTGGCGCAATGTTATGGGCCAGCGCTGTTCAGGAAAATGCGGGACATAAGTTTGGATAGGCGCGTCGAGGTTCAGACGTTGCTGATCTACCAATGTACCCACGGCGACTGCAGTGACGGCCTTTGATGTGCTGCCCAGTCGAAAGCGGGTCGAAAGTTCCGCCGGGCGTAATGCTTCGATATCGGCGTACCCAGCGACAGAGCGCCAAACGATCTCGCCATTCATTGAGACTGCCGCCGAGAGTGCAGGTGCTTGAAGCTCAGCGCGCGCGGCCTCTAGCGCGGCCTGCGCTGCGCTCGCCTGTTCGCTGTATCGCGGGTCAACGACTTCCGATTGCACCGGATATGCGCCCACCGGCAACGCCGACCAATTTAGACGATACACGAAAACTGGCTCAAATAGCTTGTATGCGATCGGTACAGCCACAGTGATCGCGCCCAGAAGAAACACGATCCCCAGCAATCCGCGCTTTGACTTGGTTTTGCTCATTGGTTCTTCCTCGTTTCGCCGTATGGCGGCGGTCCGTTCCAAAAGAAGAGATCGTCGACGCCGCAGCCGAAGACGGCCGCTAAGCGCATGGCGAGCTCCAGCGATGGCGCGTAGCGGCCCGTCTCCAGCGCCACGATTGTCTGACGTGTGACACCGACGGCCTGCGCCAATGCTTGCTGCGTCATCTGCCCATGATCAAAACGCCTACGCCGCAAATGATTGCCGATCGGCGGGGTGGTCATTGATCCACGCCTGCGGTCGCTTGTGCATCGCGCGCGTATGCGATGAGTTGAGCAAAATATTGCGCCAGCGCCGAAATCACGATGAGTGCGATGAGCAAATTGGCGATGAAGAAGTGAGAAAACGGCGCGCGCAAATCCGGCGGTGCAAAGCCTAGGAAGAATAGCAGGACGAGAAGTTGAACGATGAGTGCCGTGTAACTCACGCGTAACCCCGTGGCAGCGAACCCGCGATCGCGTTCATCAGGCTCCTGATCGCCGCCATGAAACACGAAAGCGCTGACGACGATTGCCGCCAGAATGGTCCAGGAATCTGTCGCCAGCGAATTGCCGCTGCCGACGTGCAGGTCGATCCTTGGATGAGCGAGCGAGGTCAGCATGTGCCCAGCACCCATCGCTGAGCTCGCGAGCCTGTGCCACACGACGCGTTCGGGACCGCTGGGGTCCGCGCCGTACTCCTTGAGGCGCTCCCAACGCAAACGCGCTGCGATCGCCCAGCCCAGCAGGACTGCTGCGCCAACCCAGCCCGTGGAAAAGCTAAAGTTGATCGATGTCCATGCGAGTGCCCAGCCCAAAGCCAACGCTGTGGCTGAAAATCCGATCACCTTGAGCAACCAAGCCACCTCCATTCAACAAAAGTCCTGTAGAGCGGACATAATGTCCGGTCAAGCGGACATTTGGGATTTGGAGCGCCCGGTGACTTGGCTGAGTGGCATTGCTGATTGGCGCGCGCGGCTCTTCCGCCGTTTTAGTTGGTGGGCGGCTGTCTTCGGCGATGGCTCGCTGCAGCCGCTTCATCATGGATGTCTGAGTTCGGCGAACTTAGGCCGGTCACCGGCTGCTGACGCCAGCGTCAGGTTTCGATCGACCAAGCCATTCGTGTTTTTGTACGCGGCTGTCTTAGCTGGCGCTACATCCAGTCCGCGATGTGGCGGAGGCTGCTCAATCGGTCTGGCTGGCGTGATCGCAACGCGTGTGTTTTCTTGGGCTCACGGAAGATGGGCGATGCAGTTGTTGTTCGGTGGAGCGATTGTGGCGATGCTGCTGGTCAGTTCGACGCCGGCTGTGGCGCAGACGCCGGCGTTTAAGCAGCAGTGGACCTACTGCCTGAACTGGGGCGGAGCCTACTCGCAAGACCTTGCGGTTGGCGGTTGCACCGCAATCATTCAGTCGGGCCAGGAAACGCAGACCGATCTGGCGATCGCGTTAATCAATCGCGGCAACGTTTATGCTGCTCAAGGCGACAACGCCCGCGCTATCGCCGATTACGACAAGGCGATCCGGCTCAATCCGAAGGATGCGGACGCCTTCTACAATCGCGGCAACGCCCACAGCGCGCAGGGAGATAACGCCCGCGCCATCGCCGATTACGACCAGGCGATCGGGCTCAATCCGCAGGATGTGGACGCCTTTTACAATCGCGGCATCGCCCATGGCGCTCAGGGAGATAACGCCCGCGCCATCGCCGATTACGACCAGGCGATCCGGCTCAATCCGCAGAATGCGGACGCCTTCTACAATCGCGGCAATGCCTATAGCGCTCAGGGCAACTACGCCCGAGCTATCGCTGACTACGACCAGGTGATTCTGCTCAATCCACAGGATGCGGAAGCCTTCAACACTCGCTGTTGGACTCGCGCCCTGTGGGGGCGGCAACTTGATCTGGCGCTCGCGGACTGCAATTCTTCGCTGCGCATCCGGTCGAACGATCCCCATACACTCGATACCCGCGGTCTCGTGTACTTGCGCAGTGGCGCATTCCACGCCGCGCTCGCGGATTACGACGCCGCGTTGCGCAGAGACGCCAAGCTGATCAGCTCCCTATACGGTCGCGGCATCGCGCGGCTGCGTCTCGCGCAGATCGGGGAGGCTCAAGCCGACATCGCCGCCGCAAGGGCGAAGGATCCTAATGTGGCTATCATGTTCTCGCAGTTTGGTGTGAAGCCTTGAGCGGCGACAACACGCCGTCGACCATGCGGCTCTGCGACCGACTGGTTTTGAGGGCGACCTCAACGGGTCGATCGGCGACATCAGGCCGTAGCATGGAGATCTGTGTCAACGGCGGGTCTTGAGCGCGCCAGTCGTTCGAGAAAAATGACGGACGGCGCGGTGCTGGCCCGAGGCGGACGTTCCCAATTCGCGCGAAGGCAGTAGAGTTCTCGTCGTGAACCTCTTCGGCAACCTATGCTTAATCGCCTTCATCGGCGCGTGCTTCTTCGCTTTGGGCTGGGGTTTTGTTCACGCCCACCGTTTGCTTGGATACTGGAAAAATCGGTTGCTCGATGGTGGTGTCGAGGCTGAAGCGCGCAAGCAAAGGGTACGAAGGGCACGCAACGTTTTCCTCGCGTTCTGGGTTGCCGCCGTTGTCATCGGAGGGCTCGGTTGGTGGCTGGGCGGTTGGCCCATCAATCAGCACTAACGTCTTCAGCCGGCGAAATTGCGCCTTAGCGGACGCAGCAT
It encodes the following:
- a CDS encoding serine hydrolase domain-containing protein, producing the protein MSKTKSKRGLLGIVFLLGAITVAVPIAYKLFEPVFVYRLNWSALPVGAYPVQSEVVDPRYSEQASAAQAALEAARAELQAPALSAAVSMNGEIVWRSVAGYADIEALRPAELSTRFRLGSTSKAVTAVAVGTLVDQQRLNLDAPIQTYVPHFPEQRWPITLRQVMSHRAGLRDYGMCFCFPAWEHLNQRRFADVDAEIDLIADAPLLFQPDTSFAYTSLGYNLAGAAVEHASGEDFGAYLQRAVFAPLGMTQSGLDSIAGAESDRATFYEVEDGSYKRAFTVDNSIRWPSGGLLSTPTDMARFGAAMLHDRLLSATTRAMLVTVPEGGRDAHGGAYYALGWRTGEWTLYNGELTTIAHHHAGTAVGSSSVFVVFPEYGMVISLMMNKGGTSVDDLVIATDQIAQAFVPRRSSD
- a CDS encoding helix-turn-helix transcriptional regulator, with the protein product MTTPPIGNHLRRRRFDHGQMTQQALAQAVGVTRQTIVALETGRYAPSLELAMRLAAVFGCGVDDLFFWNGPPPYGETRKNQ
- a CDS encoding tetratricopeptide repeat protein — encoded protein: MLLVSSTPAVAQTPAFKQQWTYCLNWGGAYSQDLAVGGCTAIIQSGQETQTDLAIALINRGNVYAAQGDNARAIADYDKAIRLNPKDADAFYNRGNAHSAQGDNARAIADYDQAIGLNPQDVDAFYNRGIAHGAQGDNARAIADYDQAIRLNPQNADAFYNRGNAYSAQGNYARAIADYDQVILLNPQDAEAFNTRCWTRALWGRQLDLALADCNSSLRIRSNDPHTLDTRGLVYLRSGAFHAALADYDAALRRDAKLISSLYGRGIARLRLAQIGEAQADIAAARAKDPNVAIMFSQFGVKP